From Acidobacteriota bacterium:
CTCGTGCGGCGCCCCCTCCGGCCCCGTCGGCGCGCAGCGCGGACACGGGCACAGGCGGCGCAGGAAGGGATAGCGGTAGATACCGGTAGCGTGGCCGTCGGACCAGCGAAAAGAGATGGCGTAGTGGCCCACCGGCTCGATGTGCTCGAGGTCGACGGGATGCGGCGGTGGTTGGAATTCCACCGGCCCGGCACCGTGGCCCTGGCAGGACGCGCAGGGGCAGTAACCGCGCAGGGTGTCGTAATCGTACTCCCCCTGG
This genomic window contains:
- a CDS encoding DUF971 domain-containing protein, whose product is MSPNGPTKPLYLVEARRLPEERKLRLTWEDGHQGEYDYDTLRGYCPCASCQGHGAGPVEFQPPPHPVDLEHIEPVGHYAISFRWSDGHATGIYRYPFLRRLCPCPRCAPTGPEGAPHEPVSAD